From the genome of Populus alba chromosome 10, ASM523922v2, whole genome shotgun sequence, one region includes:
- the LOC118046599 gene encoding uncharacterized protein, whose protein sequence is MESIVQNGHNKVSTTLKKPEVAVSHLREGIALLLSRWNGLQMAVQNAWGGHDSLQKSHQLVLDIFSWFSQSKGPLYTEDLENFLHESLLLSFNTEIEDGSIEEVAEQLMIMHEEYLNRNHYTKGSA, encoded by the exons ATGGAATCCATTGTTCAAAACGGCCATAACAAGGTATCCACTACCTTGAAAAAGCCAGAGGTTGCTGTCTCTCATCTCCGGGAGGGCATTGCGCTGCTTCTTTCTCGATGGAATGGTCTACAAATGGCTGTTCAAAATGCGTGGGGTGGCCACGATTCCCTTCAGAAATCCCACCAGCTAGTTCTCGATATCTTCTCTTGGTTCTCTCAATCTAAAG GGCCACTTTATACTGAGGATTTAGAGAATTTTCTCCACGAAAGTCTGTTGCTTTCTTTCAATACAGAGATTGAGGATGGCAGCATTGAAGAG GTAGCAGAGCAGCTGATGATAATGCATGAAGAATACTTGAACAGGAATCATTACACAAAAGGTTCTGCATGA
- the LOC118046597 gene encoding pentatricopeptide repeat-containing protein At4g14850: MTFLTPNSLASILETAVSTHSSLLGRATHAQILKTLQCAIPPFLCIHLISMYSKLDLPNSAQLILQLTPIRCVVTWTALISGSVQNGYFSSALINFSKMRRENIKPNDFTFPCAFKASTALCLPFAGKQIHAIALKLGQINDKFVGCSAFDMYSKTGLKFEAQRLFDEMPPRNVAVWNAYISNAVLDGRPRKAIDKFIEFRRVGGEPDLITFCAFLNACADARCLDLGRQLHGLVIRSGFERDVSVANGIIDFYGKCKEVELAEMVFNGMGRRNSVSWCTMVAACEQNDEKEKACVVFLMGRKEGIELTDYMVSSVISAYAGISGLEFGRSVHALAVKACLEGDIFVGSALVDMYGKCGSIEDCEQVFHEMPERNLVSWNAMISGYAHQGDVDMAMTLFEEMQSEAVPNYVTLICVLSACSRGGAVKLGNEIFESMRDRYRIEPGAEHYACIADMLGRAGMVERAYEFVQKMPIRPTISVWGALLNACRVYGKPELGKIAADNLFKLDPKDSGNHVLLSNMFAAAGRWDEATLVRKEMKEVGIKKGAGCSWVTAKNKVHVFQAKDASHERNSEIQAMLVKLRTEMQAAGYMPDTNYALYDLEEEEKMTEVGYHSEKIALAFGLLALPPGVPIRITKNLRICGDCHSAFKFISGIVGREIIVRDNNRFHRFRDSQCSCRDFW; the protein is encoded by the exons ATGACCTTCCTCACCCCAAATTCACTCGCATCCATTCTCGAAACCGCCGTCTCAACTCACTCTTCTCTTCTCGGCCGAGCCACCCATGCTCAAATCCTCAAGACTCTCCAATGTGCAATCCCTCCCTTCCTTTGCATCCACCTCATCAGCATGTATTCCAAACTCGACCTCCCCAACTCAGCCCAACTCATCCTCCAACTCACCCCAATTCGCTGCGTCGTCACCTGGACCGCACTCATTTCTGGCTCTGTCCAAAACGGTTATTTCTCCTCTGCTCTCATTAATTTCTCTAAAATGCGCCGTGAGAACATCAAGCCAAACGATTTCACTTTCCCTTGCGCGTTCAAAGCATCTACTGCGCTTTGCTTGCCTTTTGCAGGGAAACAGATTCATGCGATTGCGTTGAAGTTGGgccaaattaatgataaatttgtTGGATGCAGCGCGTTTGATATGTACTCAAAAACTGGGCTTAAATTTGAAGCGCAGCGActgtttgatgaaatgcctcCAAGAAATGTTGCCGTGTGGAATGCATATATTTCTAATGCGGTGCTTGATGGGAGGCCAAGGAAAGCGATTGATAAGTTTATAGAGTTCCGCCGGGTGGGTGGAGAGCCCGACTTGATAACATTTTGTGCGTTCTTGAATGCCTGTGCTGACGCAAGGTGTTTGGACCTTGGGAGGCAGTTACATGGGCTTGTGATTCGCAGTGGGTTTGAAAGGGATGTGTCGGTTGCAAATGggattattgatttttatgggAAGTGTAAGGAAGTTGAATTGGCAGAAATGGTTTTTAATGGGATGGGGAGGAGGAATTCAGTTTCATGGTGTACAATGGTAGCTGCTTGTGAGCAGAATGATGAGAAGGAGAAGGCTTGTGTGGTGTTTTTGATGGGTAGGAAGGAAGGGATTGAGCTGACAGATTATATGGTTTCAAGTGTTATCAGTGCGTATGCAGGGATTTCAGGACTTGAATTTGGGAGGTCAGTTCATGCACTAGCTGTGAAAGCATGTTTGGAGGGCGATATTTTTGTTGGCAGTGCCCTTGTTGACATGTATGGTAAATGCGGAAGTATTGAAGATTGTGAGCAGGTCTTTCATGAGATGCCTGAAAGGAATTTGGTTTCTTGGAATGCTATGATTAGTGGGTATGCACACCAAGGGGATGTTGACATGGCCATGACACTGTTTGAAGAAATGCAGTCTGAGGCGGTACCAAATTATGTAACACTGATCTGTGTGTTATCGGCTTGTAGTAGGGGAGGGGCAGTTAAATTGGGAAACGAGATTTTTGAGTCAATGAGGGACAGGTACAGGATTGAACCGGGAGCAGAGCATTATGCTTGTATTGCGGACATGTTAGGGCGGGCTGGAATGGTAGAGCGTGCTTATGAGTTTGTACAAAAAATGCCAATTCGTCCAACAATTTCAGTTTGGGGTGCTCTTTTAAATGCTTGTAGGGTGTACGGGAAGCCTGAGTTGGGTAAAATTGCAGCTGATAACTTATTCAAACTTGATCCCAAAGATTCAGGCAACCATGTACTGCTTTCAAATATGTTTGCTGCTGCTGGAAG GTGGGATGAAGCAACCCTTGtgagaaaagaaatgaaggaaGTTGGGATCAAGAAGGGTGCCGGCTGTAGTTGGGTTACTGCAAAGAATAAGGTCCATGTCTTCCAAGCAAAGGATGCATCCCACGAAAGGAATAGTGAGATTCAGGCAATGCTAGTTAAGCTAAGGACAGAAATGCAGGCAGCTGGCTACATGCCTGACACCAACTATGCTCTCTATgatttagaagaagaagagaaaatgacAGAAGTTGGGTACCACAGCGAGAAGATTGCCCTTGCTTTCGGGCTTCTAGCTCTCCCTCCTGGAGTACCTATAAGAATCACAAAAAATCTCAGGATATGTGGTGATTGTCATAGTGCCTTCAAGTTTATCTCAGGCATTGTTGGGAGAGAAATTATTGTCAGAGATAATAATAGATTCCATCGGTTTCGGGATAGTCAATGCTCATGCAGAGATTTTTGGTGA
- the LOC118046598 gene encoding glyoxylase I 4 → MAFAKGACLNHISRESSDIRRLANFYKDIFGFEEIESPKFEFKVIWLKIYPDLAIHLIERSPDTKLPEGPYSASSPVLDPTHLPRGHHVCFSVSNFDSFVQSLKDKGIETFQRSVPNRPIRQVFFFDPDGNGLEVASRDE, encoded by the exons atggcattCGCTAAAGGAGCGTGCCTGAACCACATATCTCGAGAATCATCAGATATAAGAAGGCTTGCCAATTTCTACAAAGACATATTTGGTTTTGAGGAGATAGAGAGCCCAAAGTTCGAGTTCAAAGTTATATGGCTTAAGATCTATCCAGATCTCGCTATCCACTTAATCGAGAGGAGCCCAGATACCAAGCTTCCTGAAGGACCCTACAGTGCATCGTCACCGGTTCTTGATCCTACCCATCTCCCTAGAGGACATCATGTCTGCTTCTCTGTCTCCAATTTTGACTCCTTTGTCCAATCTCTCAAG GACAAGGGAATAGAAACGTTTCAGAGGTCTGTACCTAATCGGCCAATTAGGCAGGTCTTCTTCTTTGATCCAGATG GTAATGGATTGGAGGTTGCAAGTCGTGATGAATAG
- the LOC118046595 gene encoding transcription repressor OFP16 has translation MPLIFWKNILKCLPTVTPSSHPLPSELQEYSDPLPSSATAAAPTTSIMIKNFNSLYDLSSASTSKSLSTPSTNSYSSSYSDPDTDSTPDFATIIASQRFFSSSPGRSNSIIESMQELHTPVTGGVAVKKYSLDPYIDFKHSMQEMIEAREIRDVRANWDYLHELISCYLKLNPKNTHKFIISAFADIIVCLLSSPSPEPDTHWKPEGLQQRKVSRLLV, from the coding sequence ATGCCCCTCATCTTCTGGAAGAACATTCTCAAATGCTTACCCACCGTAACCCCTTCCTCACATCCATTGCCCTCAGAGTTGCAAGAGTATAGTGATCCATTACCATCATCCGCTACCGCCGCCGCCCCCACCACATCAATAATGATCAAGAACTTCAACTCCCTCTATGACCTCTCCTCAGCATCCACCTCCAAATCCCTCAGTACTCCCTCCACCAACTCCTACTCCTCATCTTACTCCGATCCTGACACCGACTCGACGCCTGATTTTGCCACTATTATCGCCTCCCAAcgtttcttctcctcctccccTGGCCGCTCCAACTCCATCATTGAGTCCATGCAAGAGCTTCATACCCCAGTCACTGGAGGTGTTGCCGTTAAAAAGTATTCACTAGATCCTTACATAGATTTTAAACACTCAATGCAAGAGATGATTGAAGCAAGAGAGATAAGGGACGTTAGGGCTAATTGGGACTACTTGCATGAGTTGATCTCTTGCTATCTTAAATTAAACCCTAAGAACACCCACAAGTTTATCATTAGTGCTTTCGCTGATATAATTGTTTGCCTATTGTCTTCGCCCTCGCCGGAACCCGACACCCACTGGAAACCTGAAGGCCTTCAACAACGCAAGGTTTCACGTTTATTGGTGTGA
- the LOC118046594 gene encoding ferredoxin C 1, chloroplastic: MAALHFTPSPSFILTRHKLPTEVSSFKLHYKAGRSLKTVVRSYKVVIEHEGQSTELEVEPDETILSKALDSGLTVPHDCKLGVCMTCPAKLISGSVDQSDGMLSDDVVERGYALLCAAYPRSDCQISVIPEEELLSLQLATAND; encoded by the coding sequence ATGGCAGCCCTTCATTTCACCCCATCTCCTTCCTTCATCCTAACCAGACACAAACTACCCACCGAGGTCTCTTCTTTTAAGCTCCACTACAAAGCTGGCAGGTCCTTGAAGACTGTAGTTAGGTCCTACAAAGTGGTGATTGAGCATGAAGGTCAGTCCACGGAGCTGGAGGTGGAACCGGATGAGACCATACTATCCAAGGCATTGGACTCTGGATTGACTGTGCCTCATGATTGCAAACTTGGGGTGTGCATGACTTGCCCAGCAAAGCTAATAAGTGGCTCGGTTGATCAGAGTGATGGTATGCTCAGTGATGATGTGGTCGAGCGAGGGTATGCACTGCTCTGCGCAGCCTATCCAAGGTCAGATTGTCAAATTAGTGTTATTCCTGAAGAGGAGCTTCTGTCACTGCAACTAGCAACAGCTAATGACTGA
- the LOC118046592 gene encoding uncharacterized protein — protein sequence MAGGSHPKSSTHKPSSSSTPAPHRKSRWESTSNNNNNPPPPQSNQKLPKPNPSPKPNTGRSPKPATPTAGPIQPSQVPPFPFPDLGPPPPPTYGFHMLERRTIMLADGSVRSYLALPPDYQDFPRPPLPPRFLHGGPTPEFLPGGPRFPPRSPDVLGFQNQNKRKFEEELVKHGNISSSNYSNNNSIGRNYTLGGAGTSNVGDEMRAGKQMRISSGDGVGFVSSNNNRNVGEVNQSELKKAFLHFVKVINENESDRKKYLEDGKQGRLQCVACGRSSKDFPDMHALIMHTYSSDNADVRVDHLGLHKALCVLMGWNYSKPPDNSKAYQFLPADEAGANQDDLIMWPPMVIIHNTITGKGKDGRLEGLGNRAMDSKVRDLGFVGGKSKSLYGRDGHLGITLVKFGGDQSGLKEAVRLADHFEKDNRGREAWGCIQPLTFGKDDEKNPNLVKVDRSGEKNRILYGYLATVADLYKVDFETRKKVVIESHQEHKASK from the exons ATGGCAGGTGGTTCCCACCCCAAATCCTCCACTCACAAACCCTCCTCCTCTTCCACCCCTGCCCCCCACCGCAAATCTCGTTGGGAATCCACctccaacaacaacaacaatccaCCACCACCTCAATCCAACCAGAAACTCCCTAAACCAAACCCTTCCCCAAAGCCTAACACTGGGCGATCCCCCAAGCCCGCTACTCCTACTGCAGGCCCAATCCAACCTTCACAAGTCCCTCCGTTCCCGTTCCCAGACCTCGGCCCTCCTCCACCACCTACCTACGGCTTTCACATGCTTGAACGCCGCACTATTATGCTCGCCGACGGCAGCGTCCGTTCTTACTTAGCTCTCCCCCCAGATTACCAAGACTTCCCTCGTCCTCCTCTTCCGCCGCGGTTCCTTCACGGGGGGCCCACCCCCGAATTTCTCCCCGGTGGGCCTCGCTTCCCTCCACGGAGCCCTGATGTGCTAGGTTTTCAAAATCAGAATAAGAGGAAATTTGAAGAGGAATTAGTAAAGCACGGGAATATTAGTAGCAGTAACTATAGCAACAACAATTCAATTGGGAGAAATTACACTTTGGGGGGTGCCGGGACTAGTAATGTGGGGGATGAAATGAGAGCGGGGAAGCAAATGAGGATTAGTAGCGGTGATGGTGTGGGGTTTGtcagtagtaataataataggaaTGTTGGTGAAGTGAACCAGAGTGAATTAAAGAAAGCGTTTTTGCATTTTGTGAAGGTGATTAATGAGAATGAGTCTGATAGGAAGAAGTATTTGGAGGATGGGAAGCAAGGGCGGCTTCAGTGTGTGGCTTGTGGCAG GTCTTCCAAAGACTTCCCAGACATGCATGCTCTTATAATGCACACGTACAGCTCAGATAATGCTGATGTGCGTGTGGATCACTTGGGCTTGCATAAAGCTCTCTGTGTTCTAATGGGATGGAACTATTCAAAGCCTCCTGATAACTCAAAGGCCTACCAATTCTTACCTGCTGATGAAGCAGGAGCAAACCAGGATGATTTGATTATGTGGCCACCAATGGTGATAATTCATAACACAATTACAGGGAAGGGTAAAGATGGGCGCTTAGAAGGTTTGGGAAACAGAGCAATGGATAGCAAAGTGAGAG ATCTAGGATTTGTGGGTGGCAAGTCAAAGTCCTTGTACGGAAGAGATGGTCATCTAGGCATTACCCTTGTAAAGTTTGGTGGTGATCAATCAGGTCTGAAAGAGGCTGTACGGCTGGCAGACCACTTTGAGAAGGATAATCGTGGACGCGAAGCTTGGGGTTGCATACAGCCTCTGACGTTTGGCAAGGATGATGAGAAAAATCCAAACCTTGTGAAGGTGGATCGGAGTGGGGAGAAAAACAGGATTCTATATGGTTATCTTGCAACAGTTGCTGATCTATACAAGGTTGATTTTGAGACAAGGAAGAAGGTCGTGATTGAGAGCCATCAGGAACACAAAGCATCCAAGTAG